A genomic stretch from Nitrospirota bacterium includes:
- the obgE gene encoding GTPase ObgE, whose amino-acid sequence MKFIDYVKIDIKAGDGGRGCVSFRREKFIPKGGPDGGDGGRGGHIIIRTDPQLYTLLDHVYRKTYRAERGQHGMGKKKHGSDGKDLIIRVPVGTVVKDAETGEVLTDLDTPFAEILIAKGGRGGLGNAHFATSTRQAPRFAQPGEPGEERKIVLELKLLADVGLIGLPNAGKSTLIAAISSARPKIADYPFTTLKPNLGVVKTGNFQSFVVADIPGLIEGAHRGAGLGFQFLRHVERTKLLVHLVDVSEMTAGDPVDNLLKVNRELELYSKELSLRPQIVVATKTDIALKERVKILREYCKMKDIPYFEISAMTARGVKELVSHLALEVKKLREQEKK is encoded by the coding sequence GTGAAGTTTATTGATTATGTAAAAATAGATATCAAGGCCGGTGACGGCGGCAGGGGATGCGTCAGCTTCAGGAGGGAGAAATTTATCCCAAAGGGAGGGCCTGACGGAGGCGATGGAGGCAGGGGCGGACACATAATTATAAGGACAGACCCCCAGCTATATACCCTGCTTGACCATGTGTACAGAAAAACATACCGGGCAGAACGCGGGCAGCACGGAATGGGCAAGAAGAAGCACGGCAGTGACGGTAAGGACCTGATTATCAGGGTTCCTGTGGGCACGGTTGTAAAGGATGCCGAGACCGGAGAGGTGCTTACAGACCTCGACACTCCCTTTGCCGAGATACTTATTGCAAAGGGGGGGCGGGGCGGACTCGGAAATGCCCATTTTGCCACATCCACAAGACAGGCTCCGAGGTTTGCCCAGCCCGGAGAACCCGGGGAAGAAAGAAAGATTGTTCTCGAGCTTAAACTCCTTGCCGACGTCGGACTCATCGGACTTCCCAATGCCGGAAAATCCACACTTATAGCCGCCATATCCTCGGCAAGGCCCAAAATAGCTGATTATCCCTTCACCACCCTGAAACCAAATCTCGGGGTAGTCAAGACCGGGAATTTTCAGAGCTTTGTGGTTGCCGATATACCGGGACTGATCGAAGGTGCGCACAGGGGTGCAGGACTCGGCTTCCAGTTCCTCAGACACGTTGAAAGGACTAAGCTCCTCGTACACCTCGTGGATGTCTCGGAGATGACCGCTGGTGACCCTGTTGACAACCTGCTTAAGGTTAACCGTGAACTGGAGCTTTACAGCAAGGAGCTCAGCCTGAGGCCACAGATAGTTGTTGCAACAAAGACGGATATTGCCTTAAAAGAGCGGGTCAAAATATTGAGGGAATATTGTAAAATGAAGGATATACCATATTTTGAAATATCCGCCATGACAGCCAGAGGGGTCAAGGAGCTGGTCTCCCATCTTGCACTGGAGGTCAAGAAACTGAGAGAGCAGGAAAAAAAATGA
- the rpmA gene encoding 50S ribosomal protein L27, giving the protein MAHKKGVGSSRNGRDSESQRLGVKRYGSEVVKAGNILVRQRGTKFHPGFNVKKGRDDTLYSLIDGVVKFERKGRTKMKISVYPSEAVS; this is encoded by the coding sequence ATGGCTCATAAAAAGGGTGTTGGCAGTTCAAGAAACGGCAGAGACAGTGAATCACAGCGTCTCGGTGTAAAGAGATACGGCAGTGAGGTTGTAAAGGCGGGAAATATTCTTGTCAGGCAGAGGGGCACTAAATTCCACCCGGGTTTTAACGTCAAAAAGGGTAGAGATGACACGCTGTATTCCCTGATTGACGGGGTAGTGAAGTTTGAAAGAAAAGGCCGGACAAAGATGAAGATAAGCGTATACCCCTCAGAGGCAGTCAGTTAA
- the rplU gene encoding 50S ribosomal protein L21: protein MYAIIETGGKQYRVSAGQVLNVDRIDANPGDPLSIDRVLFLSKEGTMVTGTPYIEGATVKASVVETAKNKKVIVFKMKPRKGYKRLRGHRQFFTKIKIDDIVYGG, encoded by the coding sequence ATGTACGCTATTATAGAAACAGGCGGTAAACAATACAGGGTATCAGCAGGACAGGTGCTTAACGTTGACAGGATTGATGCAAACCCCGGAGATCCACTCAGCATTGACAGGGTTCTTTTTTTATCAAAAGAGGGAACGATGGTCACAGGAACTCCGTATATAGAAGGGGCTACGGTCAAGGCCTCAGTTGTTGAGACAGCAAAGAACAAGAAAGTCATTGTATTCAAGATGAAACCACGTAAGGGTTACAAGAGACTCAGGGGACACAGGCAGTTTTTCACAAAGATAAAGATAGATGATATAGTCTACGGAGGATAG
- a CDS encoding PilZ domain-containing protein, producing MTDGYEERRGNKRYDVDGVEGCLTFVLNVKILNMSLDGMAVEANHMISVNKEYTIKANHKGEILNLKGQVVWSKLYKTIVSPAGEVVPIYRAGIKFEDVLSEKTLTLLKFIEKNRILTLEKRILGRFNLKPGDAHIQCPHNFTVRKISLSGMLIESETPLKIDSEFLMTLTKSDGGKEVSVKGRVASLFEPEIVDAPYRIGIEFVSLADRDREVLKEYIDSLL from the coding sequence ATGACTGACGGTTATGAAGAAAGAAGGGGAAACAAGAGATATGATGTTGATGGTGTCGAGGGGTGCCTCACCTTTGTCCTTAACGTCAAAATACTCAATATGAGCCTTGACGGGATGGCTGTTGAGGCAAACCATATGATCTCGGTTAATAAGGAATATACGATCAAGGCAAACCATAAAGGTGAAATTCTTAACCTGAAGGGGCAGGTGGTATGGTCAAAACTTTACAAGACCATAGTATCACCTGCAGGTGAAGTTGTCCCCATCTATAGGGCCGGCATTAAATTTGAAGATGTTCTGAGTGAAAAGACCCTGACTTTGCTCAAATTTATTGAGAAAAACCGCATCCTCACTCTGGAAAAACGTATACTCGGCCGGTTTAACCTGAAGCCCGGTGACGCACACATTCAATGCCCTCATAATTTTACAGTGAGAAAGATCAGCCTCTCCGGCATGCTCATCGAGTCGGAAACCCCCCTTAAAATAGATTCGGAATTCCTCATGACACTCACCAAATCAGATGGCGGCAAAGAGGTCTCCGTCAAGGGAAGGGTGGCAAGCCTGTTTGAACCTGAAATTGTTGATGCTCCTTACAGAATAGGTATTGAATTCGTTTCTCTTGCAGACAGGGACAGAGAGGTTCTTAAGGAATACATCGACTCATTATTGTAA
- the amrB gene encoding AmmeMemoRadiSam system protein B codes for MIRKPAVAGQFYPGTPEGLTEQVSQYIIDTPREPVIGAVCPHAGLIYSGHVAGAVYSRIQLPDTFVLLGPNHTGLGEKVSLMPSGIWEIPTGNFSIDELLAHRIYKNAPEVISKDTRAHMFEHSIEVQLPFIAYFSTNVKIVPIIFMQSSLEECKAAGKSIAKAIKGIDYPVTIVASSDMSHYVSDSQAKALDSLAIEHILSLDPEGLYRTVLSKGISMCGYLPVTTMLYAAIELGAGTSELVKYATSAEVSGDYDYVVGYAGIIVK; via the coding sequence ATGATCAGGAAACCCGCTGTTGCAGGACAGTTTTATCCGGGAACACCGGAGGGTCTTACAGAGCAGGTCTCACAATATATCATTGACACCCCCCGTGAGCCTGTTATCGGCGCTGTCTGCCCACATGCAGGCCTTATATATTCGGGCCATGTTGCCGGTGCAGTCTATTCAAGGATTCAACTTCCTGATACCTTTGTTCTCCTTGGGCCAAACCATACGGGCCTTGGTGAAAAAGTCTCCCTCATGCCATCAGGCATATGGGAAATACCAACAGGTAACTTCAGTATTGACGAGCTGCTTGCACACCGTATCTACAAAAATGCACCGGAAGTCATCAGCAAGGATACAAGGGCTCACATGTTTGAACATTCAATTGAGGTCCAGCTGCCTTTCATAGCATACTTCAGCACAAATGTAAAGATTGTGCCCATAATCTTTATGCAGTCCTCTCTCGAGGAGTGCAAAGCAGCCGGAAAATCCATTGCAAAGGCCATAAAGGGGATTGATTACCCTGTCACAATCGTTGCAAGCTCCGACATGAGCCACTATGTTTCAGACTCGCAGGCGAAAGCCCTCGACAGCCTTGCCATCGAACATATACTCTCCCTTGATCCTGAAGGTCTTTACAGAACGGTTTTGTCCAAGGGGATATCCATGTGCGGGTATTTACCCGTAACAACCATGCTCTATGCTGCCATCGAGCTTGGTGCTGGCACATCAGAACTCGTAAAATACGCAACTTCAGCAGAGGTAAGCGGTGATTACGATTATGTTGTTGGGTATGCGGGGATTATCGTTAAATAA